A region of the Sphingobium yanoikuyae genome:
GTGGCGTCAGCGCAGGCTTCGCCGCCCTTTCGATCGGCCTGTTCAATTCGGTGATGTTTCCGTTGATCTTCACCCTCACACTGGAACGCTCCAGTGCCAGCGCCGAGGCTACGTCCGGTTTCCTGTGCATGGCGATAGTCGGCGGCGCTGCAATCCCGCCGCTGGTCGGCCTGGTGTCGGGCATCCATGGCTATGGCCCGGCGATGATCGTGCCGGCCGTCTGCTACGCCCTGTTACTGCTGTTCGCGCTGGTCGCTGGCGCCCGTCCAGGTCAGGCTGCGCACCGGGTCAGCCTGGCCGCGGGGCACTGACGTAAGAAAAGCCCGGCACCAGTGGTCCCGGGCTGTTTCTCCAAGCAGCAAGGAAGTCAGGCTGGTTCGGGAATGCCCAGCAGCGACAGTCCCATGGCGATCGGCCCCAGCGGGCCAGCCCGATCGCCCAGACCCGCCAATTGCAGGAAAGGCTTGTCCCCTGCCAGCGTGACATAACCCGCCAGGCTGTCGCGCAGCATGGCCTCGGTGCGGGACAGAAGGTGCGGCTGCCCCTTGATCACGCCCCCGCCGAACAGGATACGACGCGGCCCGCTGGCCAGCACCATGACATGGCACATCTGCGCCAAAGCATAGGAGACGCTTTCCCACATTGGGTCTTCCGCCGGAACGGCCGAGACATGTTCGGTCTGCTTGCGCGCCTTGAGCGCCGGGCCGGCTGCCAGCCCCTCCACGCAATCGCCATGATAGGGACAACTGCCCGGCCAGTCGTCCCCGCGCAGGCGTGGCACGCGCACATGGCCCAGTTCGCAATGGCCCAGCCCCCGCGTGGGAAGCCCGTTCACGATCAGCCCGACACCGACGCCAGTGCCCACCGTCACATAGGCATAGTCGCTCAGGCCGCGCGCACCGCCCCAGCAACCTTCCGCGATTGCCGCACCATTGACATCGGTATCGAATGTCATCGGAACGGGAAAGGGCGCGGCCAGCCGCCGTGCGACATCGACATCGCACCAGCCGGGCTTGGGCGTTGAGGTGATAAAGCCGAAGCTGGGAGATTGCGGGGTCAGATCGACCGGACCGAAGGACGCGATGCCCAATGCAGCAAAGCGATGCCCATTCCACCAACGATGCAGGCAGATTTCCAGCGCCCCCAGTGTTTCGTCGGGCGTCGTGGTGGGAAATTGCGCCTGATCGACGATCTCGCCCCGGCCATTCGCCAGTGTCGCGATGCATTTGGTACCACCAAGCTCGACCCCGGCGATCAGCAGATCTTTCATGAACATTCTCTCTTCCGGCCCAAGGCCCTGCCTAAGATATTATGCGTTCGACGCCAGCCTCCCGGCGTGGCTTGATGCAAGATGGGTTCGCCGACCCGCGTGCAGTCGGGCCGACGAACCCAGGGGAGAGCGCTTCAGACCTCAAAGGCCTACACCGTCCCTACCCCAAGGCGTTGAAGGGCCACCTCTGTTTGCCATTTCTGAGCAGCCAAAGGCCGCCTTTGATGACAACAGGAGTCCAACATTCGCGATGCGGATCACCCTTTGAAACCCGATGATAGATGGAATTTACCGGACGCATATCCGCACCCCCTCCATCGTCACGATATTAAATATATTTGTTTTATTATTTGCCAGCATCCCGTCTCCCGGTCAATGGCGAAGCGAGGATTTTTCGCGGGCGCGGCCCTCGCCTCGCCAATCAGTCGGCGTCGATGAAGCAGGTGATGGTCAGTCGGCCTGTCGCAGGACATGCACTCAGTCCCTCCGGCAAACGCAACATGGCTGAATGCAGCATGTTTCCGCGATAGAGGATCATCCGGTTGAAACGGGCGGAGCTGACAGCAATCCGCTCATAGATAGCCGTCGACTCATCGATATATGAAGGCTTTGGTCGCCCAAAACGCTCCAGGTCAGAGCGAAGTGCCGCGAAATATGACAGCTCCCGCTCCGGACCGATTGATTCGTAGCCAGTCGACCGGTGGCGGAAAAAACCCGTCCCACCAAGATCGTCAAACCCCAGGTGAATGAGGACAGCGAACTGGCTGTCGCTGGTACCGTCATAATGCGGAATTCTCTGCGGCGGCCTCAGTTGGGCTGGTGCTGTCACGGTCAGCGCAAAGCTCGCATTTTTGATATTCAGTCCGCGTCGACAGCCAAAATGCTCCGCCAGCACCGGCCATGACAACCGCTCTACTTCTGCCGCTACCCCCTGCGGCAAAGGGGCACGCACACCTGGATAAAAAGGCGAATCGACCGCGAAACATGCCACGGAGGCCATTGCGCGCACGCGCTGCGGATCAGACAGCGCGTCATCAAGGCTGACGAGCAATGCCCGCTCCTGCCCGATATGACTGGTCACAGGCGCGCCGCGCTCTTTCCTCACCCGTCCCTCTCCTTGTGCGCGATGTCAGGCACCCACCTCGCTGGAGCGATATCAACTTGACACCGGCACCAAGGCAGGCCTAAAACGATTAAGCAAATCAAATATATTTAAGTAGACCGGCACACAAGCCAATTTGCGCAAATGCGATGGCCGCCAGGAGGCGCCCACATCAAGGGGAGGATTGCTCATGAAATCCATGATATTTCTGACGCGTGCGCTGCTGCTGGGCAGCGCGCCCATATCGGCGTTCGTGCTGGCCGGTGCTGCCCAGGCACAGGAAGTGGCCCCGGAGGCCACGACCGGCGACATCGTCGTCACCGGCGTTCGCGCTGCCCAGGAAAAAGGCATTGATCTCAAGCGTCGCTCGGCAGAAATCGTCGACGCCATCGTCGCGGAAGATATCGGCAAACTGCCTGACGTGACCATCGCCGACTCATTGCAGCGAGTTCCCGGGGTCCAGATTTCGCGCACCGCGGGCGAAGGTGGCCGCGTCGTCATTCGCGGCGCGCCGCAGGTGCTGGGGACGCTTAATGGCGAACGCTTCATCAATGCCGAAACGATCGTCAACAGCGAAGCGAATTTCACTGACATCCCCGCCAGCCTCGTCAATGGCGTGGTCGTCTACAAGTCGCAAAATGCCAGCCTGACCGATGGCGGCGTCGGCGGCGTGGTCGATCTCCAGACCATTCGCGGCCTGACCCTCAAGGACGGTCTGACCGCCAACATCCGTGGCGAACTGGGCTTTGGCAGCATGGTCGGCGGCGTCGACAAGAAGATCGACGGGCTGATCGGCTACAAGCCGACCGATGATATCGGCATGTCGCTGGGCTTTTCCTATGGCAAGAGCCGCCTCGCCAGTTCCTTCCAGTCGGTCGAACTCGACCTAGTCGACGAATATTCCACCTGGTTCACGCCCAACAGCGTGGACCTGAACGGCGATGGCGATCTGGCCGACGATTTCCTGATCCCCAATGGCTGGAACACCTATGTCAATTCGCGCGAGACCAATCGCGAACGTTTTGGCCTCGCCTATAATTTCAACGCCCGCCTGAACGACCAGTTGGAACTGGTCGCCGACGTGCTCTACAACAGCATGGACGAGAAGGCCTTTGGCCAGCAATTGTTCGTCAACGGCAATTTCGGTGGCCGCTCATCCCTGCCTGCTTATTCGCAGGCGACCGGCCTGCCTTCGGTCCTGTCATCGGTCGATATCAGCGACCTGACCGAATATCGGCATAATCTGGTCACCTCCTTCAACGGGCTCACCAATGGTCTGCGCGCCGGCGTCCAGTCCAACCTGCGCAAGACCGAAGCGATCAACACCAACCTGCAGCTGCGCTTCAAGAATGATGATGGCTTCAGCGGCAGCGTCCGCTGGGTCTATGGCCATGGTACGCGCGATTCTCGCGACATGACGGTCGCCCAGCAGACCAGTTCTGCCCAGATCGCGCAGACAGAAGGCGGCGAGGCGGTCAATATCAATCCGGGCTCGATCCCCGAAACGCTTAGCTATCCCTTCTCGATCGGCATGGGCAAGAATGCGCTCTACTACAATATCGGGGACGAGCTTGCTTCGCTCGCCTCCGATCCGGCGGCCTGGTATGTCCATTCATCCTGGCTGGAGCGGACCAAGACCAAGTCTACCCAGAATATCCTGCGGGGGGACGGCAAATGGGAAAATGAGGATGACACCCTCTCGCTCTCGTTCGGTGCGCGCTATTCGAACCGCGACATGGATGTTGTGCGCGAGGATTATTTCTCGCCCTCCGGTTTCGGAAACGGCGTACTGACCAAATATGGCGAAGCGGGCTATGCCATCGGCAAGTTCATCGGCGGCACTGGTTCGGCTCTTACCTATGACCCGCTGCCTGTCTATGGTCTCGACAGCAGCACGCTGACCTCCTACGTCAAGAATGTCTCCGACTTCGGCCCCGTCGGCGGCCTGAATGTGACGCTGCCCCTGATCAACGCCAAGGCGCTGACCGATCCGGAAGCATTCCGCGACATGCTCTATGGTGAGGGGCAGTATATCGTGGCGCCCGATCGCACCTATGGCGTCAAGGAGAAGCAGCTCTCCGCCTATATGCAGGTCAATTTCAAGGGAGACCTATCCGACACGATCGCGATGAGCGGCAATGTCGGCGTGCGCGTAGTCAATACCAAGCTCAATGTCCGGCAGAATATCGTGCAGAGCGGCCTGCTGAACCCCGACATCATCGTCGGCGTCGACCCCAACCACTCCGCCTATGTCGATCTTGGCGACCGGAACACCAAGACCAGCCGAACCAAGGCGCTGCCCAGCATCAATTTCAACGTCGATGTCGGATCGAAGCTTCGCCTGAAGGCCGCCTATTATGAGACACAGGCGCTTCAGCCACTGGAGAACCTCGGCCGAAGCGAGATCACCTTCTACAATACCGAACAGATTGGCGAGGATTTCCAGCGCGTCAGCAGCGTACAGCGGCTTGGCAATCCCGAGCTCGACCCCTGGTTCGCCCGGTCCGGCAGCATCGCAGCCGAATGGTATCCCAATGGCAATACCATCCTGTCACTGGGTGCCTTCAAGACCCAGATCGAAAGCTATACCTATCAGAATCAGTCGAGCATCATGGTGCCGGACAGCGACGGCGTCATTCGTAACGGCGCAACCCTGCTGACCATCGCGCAGGGCAAGGGGGCCAGCTATTATGGCGTCGAGTTCGGCTATCAGCAGAGCTTCACCTTCCTGCCAAGCTTCCTCAAATATCTGGGCACGTCGATCACCTACACCTTCTCGCCCAGCCAGGCTGGTCGCGACGCGGCCACAGGTGAAAAACTGATCCTGGCAGATGGTTCGGACGCGCCGTTCAACGACACTGCAAAGCATCAGGTGAATGCCGTGCTCTGGTATCAGGACAGCAAGTTCCAGGCCCGTATCGCTGCCAACTATCTGAGCAAACTATATCAGGGCACCTATGGCCATTGGTCGTTCACACCGACCACGGGCACGGCCGGTGTCGCCAATTGGCAGCGGCCGACCCTCTATCTGGACTTCGGCGCATCCTATGATGTGAACGAGAATCTCCAGATCTTCGTCAATGGTTCGAACCTGACTGAAGAGGCGCCGGTGAACTATGCATTCAACAAGGCCTTCAAGCATACCTATAACCAGTTCGAACGGGTCATCACGGCCGGTTTCCGTGCCAAATTCTAAGGCTCTCCATCCCTTACCCTCCTACTGAGAGCCTTCTTCTCTCGCCTTTCGAGACCAAGATTCTCGAAAGGCGAGAGATTTTTTTAGCGCCGCACGCAGCCGGTGGCGGCCAAGCTGTTCCAAAAGGAGTGCCTCATGCGCATCATCACCGATGAGTTCAGCGATATCGACCTTGCCGCTGGCGGCACAATGCGAATGCACATCACCCGCCCCTCCGCGCCTGGCCGCTATCCGGCTCTCCTCCTCTTCTCAGAAATTTATCAGGTCACCGGACCGATCCGGCGACTGGCAGCGAGCATCGCCGGGCATGGCTTCCTGGTGGGAGCGCCTGACGTCTATCACGAATATCTGGCTCCGGGTCTGGCTCTGCCCTATTCGTCCGAGGGGACAGCACGCGGCAATGATCTCAAGATCGAAAAATCGGTCGACGCCTATGACCGAGACGCTCTTTGCGCGATCGATTTCCTCACCAGTCATCAGCTCTCTACCGGCAGCATCGGCACGATCGGCCTGTGCCTGGGCGGGCATCTTGCGTTGCGCGCGGCGTTCGATCATCGCGTGGGTGCCACTGCCTGTTTCTATCCCACAGACGTGCATAGTGGCACGCTGGGCGCGGGCCGCGCCGACGACACATTGGCGCGCCTGGATGATCTCAAGGCCCAGGCACTCTTCATCTGGGGACGGCAGGATCCTCATATTCCTTTCGCCGGCCGCGAACGGATCCGTTCGCGGCTGGAAGAGGTTGGCGCCAACTATGAATGGCAGGAATATAACGCTGAGCATGCCTTCATGCGGGATGAGGGGCCGCGATATGATCCCTTTCTTGCACGCCAAACGCTGTCTGCAGCCCTGAACCTCTTTCGACAAGCGTTGTAGGCGCAAAAGCAGACTATGAGGTCGCGAAAGGCTATGAATGTTGATTTCCACTGAGAAGTGACCCGGGTAGGGCGTAAATTTCCACTAAGAATTGACCCATGTTGAACTCGTCCCTGGCTTTGGCAAGCGAGGGTATATGGAGTGTTGGACATGGCGTTATTGAGCGTTATCCGGCGCTGGCATTTTCGCGATCATCTACCGATCCGGGAGATAGCGCGGCGCACCGGACTATCACGCAACACGATCCGCAAATATTTGCGGTCCGAGACGATCGATCCGCGATTCAAGGTGCCTGATCGACCAAGCAAACTGGATCCATTTGCTGAGCATCTGGCGGCCTGGCTGCGGCGCGAGATGGGCCGATCGCGCAAGCAGAAGCGCACGATCAAGCAGTTTCACGCCGATCTGGTGAGCCTGGGTTATGAAGGATCCTACAACCGGGTTGCCGCTTTTGCTCGGGACTGGCGCGAAGATTATCGGCGCCAGCAACAGATTGGCGGGCGTGGGACATTCGTGCCCCTGTCGTTCGCGCCGGGGGAAGCTTTCCAGTTTGATTGGAGTGAGGACTGGGCAATCATTGCCGGGGTTCGGACCAAGCTGCAGGTCGCGCACTTCAAGCTCAGTTACAGCCGGGCATTCATCGTGCGCGCCTACCTTCTGCAAACCCATGAGATGCTGTTCGACGCCCATAATCACGCCTTCCGCGTGCTGGGCGGCGTGCCGCGCCGGGGTATCTATGACAATATGCGCACGGCCGTCGACAAGGTCGGGCGTGGCAAGGAACGCACCGTCAACGCACGCTTTCTGACGATGGTCAGCCACTATCTGTTCGAAGCCGAGTTCTGTAACCCGGCTGCGGGATGGGAAAAGGGGCAGGTCGAGAAGAATGTCCAGGATGCGCGGCACCGTCTGTGGCAACCCACGCCGCAGGCCGAGAGCCTTGATGCGCTGAACCTGTGGCTGGAGGAGCGCTGCAAGGCGTTATGGGAGGACATCTCTCACGGGATCGAACCCGGGTCGGTTGCCAATGCCTGGGCCGATGAATCTGAGTGTCTGATGGTTGCGGGCAGGCCCTTCGATGGTTTTGTGGAATATCGCAAACGGGTATCGCCGACCTGCCTCATCCACTTTGAGCGCAATCGCTACAGCGTACCGGCCTCTTTCGCCAATCGCACTGTCAGCCTGCGCGTCTATCCTGATCGCTTCCAGGTCGTCGCCGAGGGGCAGCCAATCTGCGCACATCAGCGCATCATCAACCGCTCTCACGACGGTCCAGGTCATACGGTTTATGACTGGCGCCATTATCTGGCGGTCGTGCAGCGCAAACCCGGCGCCCTGCGCAACGGAGCGCCCTTCCTTGAGCTACCCGATGCGTTCCAGCGTCTGCAGCGACATCTGTTGCGCAATCCCGGCGGCGACAGGGAAATGGTCGAAATACTGGCGCTGGTTCTTCATCATGATGAGCAACTGGTGCTGACGGCGGTCACCATGGCGCTGGAGGCTGGCGTTCCGACCAAGACCCATATCCTCAATCTGCTCTATAGGCTGGTCGACGGAAAACCGATCTCCACGCCGCCGGTGACGGCGCCCCAGGCGCTCAAACTGGTCAGCGAGCCGATGGCCAATGTCGAACGCTATGATGATCTGCGCAAGGAGAAGCGTCATGCGTCATGACCCTGCCAGCGGCGCCATCGTCGTCATGCTCCGCAGCCTCAAGATGCATGGCATGGCGCAGGCCGTCACCGATCTCATGGAACAGGGATCTCCAGCCTTCGAAGCCGCCATCCCGATCCTCTCCCAGTTGCTCAAAGCCGAGACAGCAGAACGGGAGGTTCGGTCTGTGGCCTATCAGCTCAAGATCGCGCGCTTCCCTGTCTATCGCGATCTGGCCGGCTTCGACTTTACCAGTAGCGAGGTCAATGAAGCTCTAGTGCGTCAGTTGCATCGCTGCGACTTCATCGACATCGCCGACAATATCGTGCTGGTCGGCGGTCCTGGCACCGGCAAGAGCCATGTGGCAACGGCGCTGGGCATCCAGGCCATCGAACATCATCGAAAGCGCGTCCGCTTCTTCTCGACGGTCGAACTGGTCAATGCGCTCGAGCAGGAAAAAGCACAGGGCAAGGCCGGTCAGATCGCCAATCGCCTCCTGCACTCCGATCTCGTTATCCTGGATGAGCTTGGATATCTGCCGTTCAGTGCTTCAGGTGGCGCGCTGCTCTTCCATCTACTGAGCAAACTCTACGAGCGCACCAGCGTCATCATCACCACAAACCTGAGCTTCAGCGAATGGGCCACCGTGTTCGGCGACGCCAAAATGACCACGGCGCTTCTCGATCGGCTTACCCATCACTGCCACATCCTGGAGACCGGCAACGATAGCTTCCGCTTCAAAAACAGCTCTGCCAAGCAGGCCAGAACCCAAAGGAGAAAACCACGGGTTGACCCACCCATGACACCCGAAACATAATCCGCAGACGGGTCACTTCTCGATGGAAAACCCGGGTCACTTCTCAGTGGAAATCAACACCCAAATGGCCTTGGGGTTCCCGAAGCACCCGATTTTGGTAGCTGGGGCGGTCGCTATGGCAGACTTGGCGCCGGACAGAGCATCTGGACAGATGTGTCGGATACAGCGCTTGGTCAGGATGGGCGCCAGCATAGCCAAGCGCAGGCAAGCATCTGGCGGTGGCGCGATGCCTATCAGGGCGATTTCGCTGCACGCATGCAATGGACTCTCGCCCCGCAATATAAGGCAGCAAATCATGCTCCGATCATTCGCATCGAAAAAGATCACGGCCTTGTGCCGGTGGAGCGGGAATTGGTTGCCGGACAGCAACTCAGGCTCAATCTGTCAGGAACGCGCGATCCGGATGGAGATGCTGTCAACCTTTAATGCTGGCAATATAAGGAACCGAGCACGACATCGGTCAGCACGGCGAGAGTTCCAACGCTCTCGATCGAGAAATGCACCGATCGGGAAATCGTCCTGACAGCACCTGCGGTCAAGATGCCGACCCTGCTCCATCTGATCGTCGAAGCCCGCGATGATGCGCAATTGACCATGCGCAGCTATCGCCGGGTCATAGTGCGGGTTTCGCCTGAATAAATGGGGATTGTGATGCTCAGGAGGCAGACCTGATTATAGTGAGTGGGGGCCGGCAGACCCAGGGACTGCCGGCCCTCCCACCTTTGTCAGATGCTGCCAACCGAGCTTCCTTCACTGACCGCCCCGATCACCGCAATTTCCTTGAGCGGAATGCCGGCATCGGCCAGCTGCACCGGGTCGAGATGGGCGGCCGAGAGCACATGGGCGCGGCCCTGGACATAGTCCTTGACCGCATTGACGCAGTCGAGCGCGATCACCTTGCCGCCCTTCAGATAGACCACCGAGAAGCTGCGGGTGGCGGGGTCGCCGCGCAGCACCGTCTGGTCGAAGCCGGTCGAGAGGCCCACGGTCTGGAGCTTGAGATCATATTGGTTCGACCAGAACCAGGGGACGGCGTCATAGGCCTCTTCCTTGCCGAGGATATGGGCGACGGCGGTCTTGGCCTGGTCATTGGCGTTCTGGACGGATTCGAGGCGCATCTGCGCGCCGCCGGCAAAACGGTTGGCATGGGCTGCGCAATCGCCCACGGCATAGATGTCGGGCAGCGAGGTGCGGCAATATTCGTCGACGTCGACGCCATTGCCCCCCGCGGCGCCCGCCGCGATCAGCGGGCCGGTTTCGGGCACGATGCCGATGCCTACGATCACCATGTCGGTTTCGATCCGCTCGCCATCCTGCATCAGCACCGCGGTGGCCCGGCCATCCTCGACCGCGATACAGTCCATCTTCGCGCCGGTGCGCAGGTCGACGCCATGGGCGCGATGCTCCGCCTCGTAGAAGCGCGAGAGATCCTCGCCCGCGACGCGGGCCAGCACCCGGTCGAGCGCTTCGAGCAGCACCACGGTCTTGCCGAACTTGGACAGGACGGCGGCGGCCTCCAGCCCAATATAGCCGCCGCCGATGATGGTGACATGGCTGACGCTGTCGATCTTCGCCATCATCGCGTCGACATCGTCGCGGCGGCGCACGGCATGGACATTGGCGGCTTCGGCGCCGCTGCAGGTCAGCATCCGGGGGCTGCCGCCGGTACACCAGATCAGCTTGTCATAGCCGATTTCCTCGTCGCCGACGGTGACGAACTTGCCGGCCGGATCGACGCTCTTGACCCGGCGCCCCAGCAACATGTCGATCTTGCGCTCGTCCCAGAAGGCGGCGGGGCGGATCAGGATACGGTCGAAGCTCTTGTCGCCGGCGAAATATTCCTTGGACAAAGGCGGGCGCTCATAGGGCGGATCCTTCTCGTCGCCGATCATGCCGACCGAGCCTTCGAAGCCGTGTTGCCGCAGCGAGATCGCCGCCTGCGCGCCGGCATGGCCGGCCCCCACGATCAGAACGTCATAGCGAGTCATTCGCTCAATCCTCCGGCGCGATCACAACCTGGAGGCCCTCATGTTCGGCTCCGAGCGAGATCTGGCAAGACAGACGACTGGCATCTTCCCGCGCATCGCTACTGTCGAGCAGGTCATTTTCGTCTTCGCTCATCGGCGGCAGCGCATCCGATATCACATAGACATGGCAGGTGGCGCAGGAGCAACAGCCTCCGCACAAGGCCATCAGCTCGTCAAAGCCGTTTTCCCGCAGTGCCTCCATCAGAGAGAGGCCCTCATCGGCCTGAATGATCCTGCTCGAACCGGCACGATCGGTGACATGAATTGCGGGCACATGGCCTCCGTGAAAATAAATTGTTGATAGAAAGAATCAGGCGCGGCCGAGGGGTACAGCGAGGCAGTCAATTCTGCCGAAGCGTCCGAAATCGGCGACACAGCGTTGGCCTGCCCGGATCCAGTGCATGCCGGTCACTGCGCCGGTTGATACGAACTGCCCCGCCTTGAGCGGGAAGCCCAGTCTCGCGCACTGATCAAGTGCGAAGGCGAGTGCAGTCAAGGGGCCGCCAGGAAGCTCGGCAGCCGTTGCGCTACGCATCAAAGTGCCGTCTATGCGGGTAGTACAGGTCATGCCGCGCGGATCGCCGAGTACCTCAAGAGGAATGGCCGGCCCGAAAATCTGACCATTATTATTGCCAAGATCTGCAATAGACGCCAGCGCATCGAGATCCGGCATGACGGCAAGTGGACTTCCAGCCACCTCCACGCCAATCCTTACCTCACCCACCAGACGCCGAGCCTGATCGATATCGACCCCTGTCTGCAGCGGCGGCTGATCTTCACCCAGGACCATGACATATTCCGCTTCGAATGCAGCAGATCCGCCGACGAAGACCGGAAAATCTGCTTCCTCGCCTCCATCAAGATGGGTAACGCCGCCGGCAAAGACCGGTCCTACGAAGCGATCCATCCCGAAGCGATCGGCCAATGCCGGACTGAG
Encoded here:
- a CDS encoding ROK family protein; the protein is MKDLLIAGVELGGTKCIATLANGRGEIVDQAQFPTTTPDETLGALEICLHRWWNGHRFAALGIASFGPVDLTPQSPSFGFITSTPKPGWCDVDVARRLAAPFPVPMTFDTDVNGAAIAEGCWGGARGLSDYAYVTVGTGVGVGLIVNGLPTRGLGHCELGHVRVPRLRGDDWPGSCPYHGDCVEGLAAGPALKARKQTEHVSAVPAEDPMWESVSYALAQMCHVMVLASGPRRILFGGGVIKGQPHLLSRTEAMLRDSLAGYVTLAGDKPFLQLAGLGDRAGPLGPIAMGLSLLGIPEPA
- a CDS encoding DUF6445 family protein; the protein is MRKERGAPVTSHIGQERALLVSLDDALSDPQRVRAMASVACFAVDSPFYPGVRAPLPQGVAAEVERLSWPVLAEHFGCRRGLNIKNASFALTVTAPAQLRPPQRIPHYDGTSDSQFAVLIHLGFDDLGGTGFFRHRSTGYESIGPERELSYFAALRSDLERFGRPKPSYIDESTAIYERIAVSSARFNRMILYRGNMLHSAMLRLPEGLSACPATGRLTITCFIDAD
- a CDS encoding TonB-dependent receptor — translated: MKSMIFLTRALLLGSAPISAFVLAGAAQAQEVAPEATTGDIVVTGVRAAQEKGIDLKRRSAEIVDAIVAEDIGKLPDVTIADSLQRVPGVQISRTAGEGGRVVIRGAPQVLGTLNGERFINAETIVNSEANFTDIPASLVNGVVVYKSQNASLTDGGVGGVVDLQTIRGLTLKDGLTANIRGELGFGSMVGGVDKKIDGLIGYKPTDDIGMSLGFSYGKSRLASSFQSVELDLVDEYSTWFTPNSVDLNGDGDLADDFLIPNGWNTYVNSRETNRERFGLAYNFNARLNDQLELVADVLYNSMDEKAFGQQLFVNGNFGGRSSLPAYSQATGLPSVLSSVDISDLTEYRHNLVTSFNGLTNGLRAGVQSNLRKTEAINTNLQLRFKNDDGFSGSVRWVYGHGTRDSRDMTVAQQTSSAQIAQTEGGEAVNINPGSIPETLSYPFSIGMGKNALYYNIGDELASLASDPAAWYVHSSWLERTKTKSTQNILRGDGKWENEDDTLSLSFGARYSNRDMDVVREDYFSPSGFGNGVLTKYGEAGYAIGKFIGGTGSALTYDPLPVYGLDSSTLTSYVKNVSDFGPVGGLNVTLPLINAKALTDPEAFRDMLYGEGQYIVAPDRTYGVKEKQLSAYMQVNFKGDLSDTIAMSGNVGVRVVNTKLNVRQNIVQSGLLNPDIIVGVDPNHSAYVDLGDRNTKTSRTKALPSINFNVDVGSKLRLKAAYYETQALQPLENLGRSEITFYNTEQIGEDFQRVSSVQRLGNPELDPWFARSGSIAAEWYPNGNTILSLGAFKTQIESYTYQNQSSIMVPDSDGVIRNGATLLTIAQGKGASYYGVEFGYQQSFTFLPSFLKYLGTSITYTFSPSQAGRDAATGEKLILADGSDAPFNDTAKHQVNAVLWYQDSKFQARIAANYLSKLYQGTYGHWSFTPTTGTAGVANWQRPTLYLDFGASYDVNENLQIFVNGSNLTEEAPVNYAFNKAFKHTYNQFERVITAGFRAKF
- a CDS encoding dienelactone hydrolase family protein is translated as MAAKLFQKECLMRIITDEFSDIDLAAGGTMRMHITRPSAPGRYPALLLFSEIYQVTGPIRRLAASIAGHGFLVGAPDVYHEYLAPGLALPYSSEGTARGNDLKIEKSVDAYDRDALCAIDFLTSHQLSTGSIGTIGLCLGGHLALRAAFDHRVGATACFYPTDVHSGTLGAGRADDTLARLDDLKAQALFIWGRQDPHIPFAGRERIRSRLEEVGANYEWQEYNAEHAFMRDEGPRYDPFLARQTLSAALNLFRQAL
- the istA gene encoding IS21 family transposase; the encoded protein is MALLSVIRRWHFRDHLPIREIARRTGLSRNTIRKYLRSETIDPRFKVPDRPSKLDPFAEHLAAWLRREMGRSRKQKRTIKQFHADLVSLGYEGSYNRVAAFARDWREDYRRQQQIGGRGTFVPLSFAPGEAFQFDWSEDWAIIAGVRTKLQVAHFKLSYSRAFIVRAYLLQTHEMLFDAHNHAFRVLGGVPRRGIYDNMRTAVDKVGRGKERTVNARFLTMVSHYLFEAEFCNPAAGWEKGQVEKNVQDARHRLWQPTPQAESLDALNLWLEERCKALWEDISHGIEPGSVANAWADESECLMVAGRPFDGFVEYRKRVSPTCLIHFERNRYSVPASFANRTVSLRVYPDRFQVVAEGQPICAHQRIINRSHDGPGHTVYDWRHYLAVVQRKPGALRNGAPFLELPDAFQRLQRHLLRNPGGDREMVEILALVLHHDEQLVLTAVTMALEAGVPTKTHILNLLYRLVDGKPISTPPVTAPQALKLVSEPMANVERYDDLRKEKRHAS
- the istB gene encoding IS21-like element helper ATPase IstB, yielding MRHDPASGAIVVMLRSLKMHGMAQAVTDLMEQGSPAFEAAIPILSQLLKAETAEREVRSVAYQLKIARFPVYRDLAGFDFTSSEVNEALVRQLHRCDFIDIADNIVLVGGPGTGKSHVATALGIQAIEHHRKRVRFFSTVELVNALEQEKAQGKAGQIANRLLHSDLVILDELGYLPFSASGGALLFHLLSKLYERTSVIITTNLSFSEWATVFGDAKMTTALLDRLTHHCHILETGNDSFRFKNSSAKQARTQRRKPRVDPPMTPET
- a CDS encoding NAD(P)/FAD-dependent oxidoreductase produces the protein MTRYDVLIVGAGHAGAQAAISLRQHGFEGSVGMIGDEKDPPYERPPLSKEYFAGDKSFDRILIRPAAFWDERKIDMLLGRRVKSVDPAGKFVTVGDEEIGYDKLIWCTGGSPRMLTCSGAEAANVHAVRRRDDVDAMMAKIDSVSHVTIIGGGYIGLEAAAVLSKFGKTVVLLEALDRVLARVAGEDLSRFYEAEHRAHGVDLRTGAKMDCIAVEDGRATAVLMQDGERIETDMVIVGIGIVPETGPLIAAGAAGGNGVDVDEYCRTSLPDIYAVGDCAAHANRFAGGAQMRLESVQNANDQAKTAVAHILGKEEAYDAVPWFWSNQYDLKLQTVGLSTGFDQTVLRGDPATRSFSVVYLKGGKVIALDCVNAVKDYVQGRAHVLSAAHLDPVQLADAGIPLKEIAVIGAVSEGSSVGSI
- a CDS encoding 2Fe-2S iron-sulfur cluster-binding protein, with protein sequence MPAIHVTDRAGSSRIIQADEGLSLMEALRENGFDELMALCGGCCSCATCHVYVISDALPPMSEDENDLLDSSDAREDASRLSCQISLGAEHEGLQVVIAPED
- a CDS encoding 2-keto-4-pentenoate hydratase, producing MVAVEIAASFVAARRRGHGLAKFPGLFPSDLDDAYTIQLAAIDLWPDAIAGWKVGRLSPALADRFGMDRFVGPVFAGGVTHLDGGEEADFPVFVGGSAAFEAEYVMVLGEDQPPLQTGVDIDQARRLVGEVRIGVEVAGSPLAVMPDLDALASIADLGNNNGQIFGPAIPLEVLGDPRGMTCTTRIDGTLMRSATAAELPGGPLTALAFALDQCARLGFPLKAGQFVSTGAVTGMHWIRAGQRCVADFGRFGRIDCLAVPLGRA